One window of the Pedobacter ginsengisoli genome contains the following:
- a CDS encoding response regulator transcription factor, producing MKILIAEDDELMLRTLEFRLKKDGHQLILARDGREAVEKIDQFLPDLVISDIMMPYLSGLEVVAALREKYQTPIIVLSAMGQEDIVLEAFRLGADDFITKPFSPNELSVRIKRFTLVPLR from the coding sequence ATGAAAATTTTAATTGCTGAAGATGATGAGCTTATGCTCAGGACTTTAGAATTCCGTTTAAAAAAAGATGGCCATCAGCTTATCCTTGCGAGAGACGGTAGGGAAGCTGTAGAAAAAATAGATCAGTTTTTACCTGACCTGGTGATTTCAGATATAATGATGCCATATCTTTCCGGGCTGGAGGTGGTAGCCGCACTCAGAGAAAAATATCAGACACCTATTATTGTGCTTTCTGCCATGGGGCAGGAGGATATTGTACTTGAAGCATTTCGATTGGGAGCCGACGATTTTATTACCAAACCTTTTAGCCCTAATGAGCTTTCAGTCAGAATAAAAAGATTTACGCTTGTCCCCTTGAGATGA
- a CDS encoding HEAT repeat domain-containing protein, with translation MTIYLLIRKKWRRKYTKWNSMIDLLLRKAIFFEENGNDDDQVIPVTSRLKANLKNSRFRAQLTKKITAAKKNMSGQAGQNIKKLFLQLHLDENAINLIDSGKWHLMAIGIQQIGTMELKEHLTKIYRFTNNKNELVRAEAQLAVLNLFGFEGLRFLDVISYQLSEWQQMKLLKELSVIRHVNLTGIDKWLKSDNPSVVIFALKLARNYHHFELYGDIVNCLEHPESTVRAQAISTLTEIYTEGTSEKLLDRFELEEYNNQLAILKAVKKVGDDADLPRLQSYLTTDDFEMKLSVVRAIANVSEAGVELLMNDAKSDSYPLNEMLTQIKSEIKA, from the coding sequence ATGACAATTTACTTGCTAATCAGGAAAAAATGGAGAAGAAAATATACCAAATGGAACAGTATGATTGATTTGTTGCTGAGAAAGGCCATTTTTTTCGAGGAAAATGGGAATGACGATGATCAAGTGATACCTGTTACCTCACGTTTAAAAGCTAATTTAAAGAACAGTAGGTTTAGAGCACAACTAACTAAGAAGATTACGGCAGCAAAAAAGAATATGTCGGGTCAGGCCGGGCAAAATATAAAGAAACTGTTTCTCCAACTGCACTTGGACGAGAATGCTATTAATCTTATTGATAGCGGTAAGTGGCACCTAATGGCGATTGGGATTCAGCAGATTGGTACAATGGAACTCAAGGAGCATCTTACTAAAATATACAGGTTTACAAATAATAAAAATGAGCTGGTCAGAGCAGAGGCACAGCTGGCAGTGCTTAACCTTTTCGGGTTTGAGGGTCTTCGTTTTTTGGATGTGATTTCTTACCAGCTTTCCGAATGGCAACAGATGAAATTGCTTAAAGAGCTATCCGTTATTCGACATGTAAATTTAACTGGGATAGATAAATGGCTTAAATCGGATAACCCCAGTGTTGTTATATTCGCACTAAAACTTGCCCGTAATTATCATCATTTTGAACTTTATGGAGATATTGTCAATTGTCTCGAACATCCCGAATCAACTGTTAGGGCGCAAGCCATTTCCACACTAACAGAAATCTATACCGAGGGAACATCAGAGAAGTTATTAGACAGGTTCGAATTGGAAGAATACAATAACCAGTTGGCTATTTTAAAAGCAGTAAAAAAAGTTGGTGATGATGCCGACCTGCCAAGATTGCAAAGCTATTTAACTACAGATGATTTTGAAATGAAATTATCTGTAGTCCGGGCAATAGCCAATGTTAGTGAAGCTGGCGTAGAATTATTGATGAACGATGCGAAGTCAGATTCGTATCCATTAAACGAAATGCTTACTCAAATAAAAAGTGAAATTAAAGCATGA
- a CDS encoding glycosyltransferase family 2 protein, with protein sequence MSWQEIVRDVFTYGLLIYSILLLSCYMFIGAYSIGEIRNYLRKNSFTDYRVLASSTQAPSISILAPAYNEGANIIENVRSLLSINYNNLEVIIINDGSKDDSLAKLISAYDLYKSDFFVNKRIATKDVLGVYKSRKAVYKKLIVVDKQNGGKADALNVGVNISQNNYIVCIDVDCILEQDALLKLAKPFLEDTQTKVIATGGVIRIANSCIVENGRLVKVNLPKQFLPRVQTLEYIRAFLLGRMAWSRLNGLLLISGAFGAFDRDIVIKCGGYNHNTVGEDMELVVRMRRYMEEQKVPYKVSFIPDPLCWTEAPASFKILGRQRNRWTRGTIETLQIHKVMFFNPKYGRLGMISYPYWFFFEFLAPIVEFLGLLSFVIFVLLGLIHWSFFIGLLLFIFSFGFLYSVFAILMEVLTYNQYKSNKDLLMLIVTAFLEPFIFHPFVVWSAIKGNIDLLRKKNSWGEMTRQGFTKKTN encoded by the coding sequence ATGAGTTGGCAAGAGATTGTACGTGATGTTTTTACCTATGGGCTATTGATCTATTCAATATTGTTGCTGTCCTGCTATATGTTTATTGGTGCGTACTCAATCGGTGAAATCCGTAATTACCTTCGTAAAAACAGTTTTACCGATTACCGGGTGCTTGCCAGTTCAACGCAGGCCCCAAGCATCAGCATTCTCGCTCCTGCATATAATGAAGGTGCAAATATCATCGAAAATGTACGTTCTCTGTTGTCTATTAATTACAACAATTTAGAGGTAATCATTATTAACGATGGAAGTAAAGATGATTCTTTGGCAAAGCTGATCAGTGCTTACGACCTTTATAAGTCAGATTTTTTTGTCAATAAAAGGATTGCTACAAAGGATGTCTTAGGAGTTTATAAAAGTAGAAAGGCCGTTTATAAGAAACTCATCGTTGTTGATAAACAAAATGGGGGAAAGGCAGATGCTTTGAATGTTGGAGTTAATATCTCCCAAAATAATTATATTGTTTGTATTGATGTCGACTGCATCCTTGAACAAGATGCCTTATTGAAACTTGCCAAACCTTTCCTTGAAGACACACAAACCAAAGTCATTGCAACTGGTGGAGTAATCCGCATAGCCAATAGCTGTATTGTGGAAAATGGGAGATTGGTAAAAGTCAACCTACCCAAGCAGTTTCTTCCAAGGGTACAAACACTAGAGTACATAAGGGCATTTCTTCTAGGCAGGATGGCTTGGAGCCGTTTAAACGGATTACTGCTCATTTCAGGTGCCTTTGGTGCATTTGATAGAGATATCGTAATTAAATGCGGTGGCTATAACCACAATACTGTTGGCGAGGATATGGAACTTGTGGTAAGGATGCGCAGGTACATGGAAGAGCAAAAAGTGCCTTACAAGGTGAGTTTTATTCCTGACCCACTTTGTTGGACGGAGGCTCCTGCATCTTTTAAAATTCTTGGACGTCAGAGAAATCGTTGGACAAGAGGAACTATAGAGACTTTGCAAATTCACAAAGTAATGTTCTTTAATCCTAAATACGGGAGATTAGGAATGATTAGCTATCCTTACTGGTTCTTTTTTGAGTTTTTAGCACCAATTGTTGAATTTTTAGGGTTACTGAGCTTTGTGATCTTCGTATTGCTAGGCCTAATTCATTGGTCCTTTTTTATTGGTCTGCTTCTTTTTATATTTAGTTTTGGGTTTCTTTATTCAGTATTTGCCATCCTTATGGAGGTACTGACCTACAACCAATATAAAAGCAATAAAGATTTGCTGATGTTAATAGTTACTGCATTTTTAGAGCCATTTATTTTTCATCCGTTTGTAGTATGGTCTGCTATTAAGGGCAATATTGACCTACTTAGGAAAAAGAATTCCTGGGGTGAAATGACCAGACAGGGTTTTACAAAGAAGACAAATTAA
- a CDS encoding LTA synthase family protein, producing MINRLKSATLVFIQITLVWLAALVFIRIFEVLLNGFSHEFPQGLSVFLFWAVVADVVFWFKWLFFEYLVFTMLALIYPRLSKILLKIFILIVIIIQIGLVQYFNTSLVPLGADLYGYSIADIKQTVGASGGISFQLVASFILLIALVLAGLKFLPGKIKVPLWLGIMLPALSLFFLVSGALQQIHGKPFRSDFANNLMLNKTDYFFESSYTHFYPPDEEEDIYSDAYIGDYGDTKTTTTSFKYIGGSEYPFFREIDDQDVLTPFFNHSETKPNIVIVLVEGLGRAFTNEGGYLGNFTPFLDSLSGKSLYWKNFLSEGGRTFAVLPSLVGSLPFSKNGFLELGNQMPPHASLYSLLKFNGYTTSFYYGGDAAFDNMSLFLKRNHVDEINDIKSFPQGYVKLPTSNGFSWGYNDKELFRHYLANRAEKESKSPELNIILTVSSHNPFLINDQDKYIKKFEQRMDELGFDESKKEIYRNYKLQYSSILYTDDALRGFINSYKKRKDFANTIFVITGDHRMPEIPMSSKIDRYHVPLIIYSPLLKRNTQFASISTHFDIAPSILSFLKNSHKLKVPNQASWMGEGLDTARNFRNIHQYPLIQTKTDIIDFIMGEYHLNGTSLYKMTPDMQEEPVEDRSMYNKLKNEFDNFKRRNASIGNGAGILPDSVLRKYTQPSN from the coding sequence ATGATAAATCGCCTTAAATCAGCCACACTTGTTTTTATCCAGATTACTCTGGTTTGGCTTGCTGCCCTTGTCTTCATACGGATTTTTGAGGTTTTGTTAAATGGCTTTAGCCATGAATTCCCACAAGGATTGTCTGTGTTTCTTTTCTGGGCGGTAGTGGCAGATGTGGTATTTTGGTTTAAATGGCTTTTTTTTGAATACCTCGTTTTCACAATGCTTGCACTGATTTATCCAAGGTTATCAAAAATATTACTCAAAATTTTTATCCTTATCGTAATTATCATTCAGATTGGGTTGGTTCAATACTTTAATACCTCATTAGTGCCCTTAGGTGCAGATCTTTATGGATACTCAATAGCAGATATTAAGCAAACTGTTGGCGCATCAGGAGGTATAAGTTTTCAGCTTGTAGCAAGTTTCATACTGCTTATTGCATTAGTTCTCGCTGGTTTGAAATTCTTGCCTGGTAAAATAAAGGTTCCTTTATGGCTTGGGATAATGCTCCCTGCTTTATCCTTGTTCTTTTTAGTTAGTGGAGCTTTACAGCAAATACATGGCAAACCATTTCGATCGGATTTTGCGAACAACCTGATGCTCAATAAAACTGATTATTTCTTTGAAAGCTCCTACACTCATTTTTATCCCCCGGATGAGGAAGAAGATATTTATTCAGACGCATACATCGGAGACTACGGTGATACCAAAACTACAACCACATCTTTTAAATATATTGGTGGTTCTGAATATCCTTTCTTCCGGGAAATAGATGATCAGGATGTACTGACCCCATTTTTTAATCACTCTGAAACCAAACCAAATATTGTTATAGTCTTGGTAGAAGGGCTTGGCAGGGCTTTTACTAACGAGGGAGGCTACCTTGGTAATTTCACTCCCTTTCTGGATTCATTGTCGGGCAAAAGCTTATACTGGAAGAACTTTTTAAGTGAAGGTGGCCGTACCTTTGCTGTGTTGCCATCTTTAGTGGGATCACTGCCTTTCTCAAAAAATGGTTTTCTTGAACTTGGAAATCAAATGCCACCGCATGCCTCGTTATATAGTTTGCTTAAATTTAACGGGTATACTACGTCCTTTTATTATGGGGGCGATGCGGCTTTCGATAACATGTCACTATTTTTAAAAAGGAATCATGTTGATGAAATAAATGATATTAAATCATTTCCCCAAGGGTATGTAAAACTTCCCACATCAAATGGATTTAGCTGGGGCTATAATGACAAGGAACTGTTTAGACATTATCTCGCAAACAGAGCTGAAAAAGAATCAAAATCTCCAGAGCTTAACATTATTCTTACGGTATCAAGTCATAATCCATTTCTGATCAATGATCAGGATAAATACATTAAAAAGTTTGAGCAACGTATGGATGAGTTAGGTTTCGATGAATCCAAAAAAGAAATTTACAGAAATTATAAGTTGCAGTATTCTTCAATTTTGTATACTGATGATGCACTGCGAGGGTTCATAAACTCATATAAAAAGCGTAAAGATTTTGCGAATACGATTTTTGTTATTACCGGAGATCACAGAATGCCTGAAATTCCAATGAGTAGCAAAATTGACAGGTATCATGTCCCACTGATCATATATTCGCCATTACTAAAGCGTAATACCCAATTTGCTTCAATTTCTACGCATTTTGATATTGCACCAAGTATACTTAGCTTTCTTAAGAACTCTCACAAGCTTAAGGTGCCTAATCAGGCGAGTTGGATGGGAGAGGGTCTGGATACTGCTAGAAACTTTCGAAACATTCATCAGTATCCCCTTATCCAGACTAAAACAGATATTATCGATTTCATTATGGGTGAGTATCATCTCAACGGAACCTCACTTTACAAGATGACTCCGGATATGCAAGAAGAACCTGTAGAGGATCGTTCAATGTATAATAAACTTAAGAATGAATTTGATAATTTTAAACGACGAAATGCAAGTATTGGAAATGGCGCAGGTATTTTGCCAGATTCTGTTTTGAGAAAATATACACAGCCATCCAATTAA